Proteins from a genomic interval of Quercus robur chromosome 9, dhQueRobu3.1, whole genome shotgun sequence:
- the LOC126698560 gene encoding MDIS1-interacting receptor like kinase 2-like isoform X2 — MTCASQKLSMTTILKPLLLLLQILLLSFLPLSSTASPATQAEALIKWKNSLLPSSFLSSWSSTNITNLCKWNGLVCDSTGTVSEIVISGANLNGTLAQFNFTPFLNVTRFDFSNNLLSGPIPSEIGQLTKLQYVSFYNNYLNGTIPYQFSNLQKVWYLDLGSNYLVTPDWSKFLSMPLLTRLSFAYNSLTSGFPGFIIYCQNLTYLDLAQNQLNGTVPEMVFTNLSKLEYLNLTDNQFQGPMSPNITKLSKLIDLRLGRNRFSGQILEDIGSMSNLQMIEMYNNSFEGKIPSSIGQLKQLSKFYLDLNALNSTIPSELGLCANLTYLALASNSLTGELPLSLTNLTKITDLGLSVNNLSGEISPYFFSNWTELTSLQLQNNLFTGEIPLEIGLLTKLQLVLLFNNTFTGSIPSEVGNLKDLTELDLSNNHLSGPIPLALWNLTNLQTLQLFLNNLTGTIPPAIGNMTSLQIIDLSANQLYGELPDTISGLSNLQRISLFANNFSGNIPSDFGKFSPSLSSVSFSNNSFSGELPPELCSGFSLQNFTVNNNNFTGPLPECLRNCSLLQRVRFDGNNFNGNITNAFGVHPNLYFISLNDNQFIGIISPEWAECGSLTNLEMGRNRISGEIPAELGRLPQLHSLILDSNELSGQIPSALGNLSLFELNLSKNLLTGEIPQSLGGLVQLEELDLSENKLTGNIPKELGNCERLLSLDLSDNNLLDEIPSELGNLNALNVLLDLSSNSLSGTIPSNLAKLTSLESFNISHNQLSGEIPALFTSMVSLLPSSIDFSYNKLTGQIPTSKVFEEAPANAYIGNSGLCGNAAGLSTCYTDSTKKKHSNTVLIAVLIPVCGLLLLAIFVAVFIIFYRKAKFHDEESRRIGETDGNSQSLIWEREGKFTFGDLVKATEDFNEKYCVGKGGFGTVYRAALPTGQIVAVKRLNMSDSTDIPAANRQSFETEIRVLTEVRHRNIIKLYGFCSMRGYMYLVYEYVERGSLGSALYGLEGKVELNWDTRMRIVQGVAHAVAYLHHDCSPPIVHRDITVNNILLESEFEPRLSDFGVARLLNPDTSNWTTIAGSYGYMAPELALSMRLTDKCDVYSFGVVALEVMMGRHPREILSSLSLKSRTATPVSDTTEFLLKDVLDQRLPPPTGQTAEEVVFVVTIALACVRDTPEARPTMRFVAQELSAQIQACLSDQFDNITISKLTGHQK; from the exons ATGACATGTGCAAGTCAAAAACTAAGCATGACAACCATTCTAAAGCCTCTGCTTCTCCTCCTTCAGATTCTGTTGCTCTCTTTTCTTCCACTAAGCAGCACAGCATCACCAGCAACACAAGCAGAAGCTCTTATCAAATGGAAAAACAGCCTCctcccttcttcttttctcagcTCTTGGTCCTCTACCAACATCACCAACCTATGCAAATGGAACGGCTTGGTCTGCGACTCAACCGGAACAGTCTCCGAAATAGTCATCTCTGGTGCCAACCTCAATGGAACACTGGCCCAGTTCAACTTCACTCCATTTCTTAATGTCACTCGCTTTGACTTCAGCAACAACTTACTCAGCGGACCAATACCTTCGGAGATAGGCCAGTTAACAAAGCTCCAATATGTAAGTTTCTACAACAACTATCTGAATGGTACAATTCCATATCAGTTTAGCAATCTTCAAAAGGTATGGTACTTGGACCTTGGATCAAACTACTTAGTAACTCCTGACTGGTCTAAGTTTTTGAGCATGCCTTTGTTGACCCGGCTTAGCTTTGCTTATAATTCCCTCACTTCTGGGTTCCCCGGATTTATTATATATTGCCAAAACTTGACTTACTTGGATTTGGCCCAGAATCAGTTGAATGGAACAGTACCAGAAATGGTATTTACCAATCTGAGCAAGCTTGAGTACCTTAATCTAACTGATAATCAGTTCCAGGGACCAATGTCTCCAAACATTACCAAGCTTTCCAAACTCATAGATCTGCGTCTAGGAAGAAACAGGTTCAGTGGTCAAATTCTCGAAGATATTGGCTCAATGTCCAATCTTCAGATGATAGAAATGTACAACAATTCATTTGAAGGGAAAATTCCTTCTTCAATAGGTCAGCTCAAGCAGCTCTCGAAATTCTATCTTGATTTGAATGCCTTAAATTCTACAATCCCTTCTGAGCTTGGTCTTTGTGCTAACCTCACCTACTTGGCACTGGCTTCCAATTCACTCACTGGGGAATTGCCTTTGTCTTTAACCAACTTGACCAAAATTACCGACTTGGGTTTATCTGTTAATAACCTTTCAGGTGAGATCTCACCTTACTTTTTCAGCAATTGGACAGAATTAACCTCGTTGCAGCTTCAGAACAATCTTTTCACTGGCGAAATTCCACTGGAAATTGGCCTATTGACCAAGCTCCAACTTGTTTTACTGTTCAATAATACGTTCACAGGTTCAATTCCCTCTGAGGTAGGTAACTTGAAAGATTTGACAGAACTAGACCTATCAAACAACCACCTGTCTGGTCCAATTCCTCTAGCACTGTGGAACCTCACAAACCTTCAGACCTTACAACTTTTCTTAAACAATCTCACTGGCACAATCCCACCAGCAATTGGAAATATGACTTCGCTGCAAATTATTGATCTCAGCGCTAACCAACTATACGGGGAATTGCCAGATACAATATCTGGCCTCAGTAATTTACAGAGAATCTCTCTTTTCGCCAATAACTTCTCGGGTAATATTCCAAGTGACTTTGGGAAGTTTAGTCCTTCTCTAAGCAGTGTTAGCTTTTCGAACAACAGCTTCTCTGGAGAACTGCCACCTGAATTGTGTAGTGGCTTCAGCCTTCAAAATTTCACAGTGAATAATAACAACTTCACAGGGCCATTGCCTGAGTGCTTGAGAAATTGTTCGCTACTACAGAGAGTGCGATTTGATGGGAACAACTTCAATGGCAACATTACAAATGCATTTGGGGTTCATCCAAATCTTTATTTCATTTCTCTTAATGACAATCAATTTATTGGCATTATCTCACCGGAGTGGGCAGAATGTGGATCTCTAACCAATTTAGAGATGGGAAGAAACAGAATTTCGGGTGAAATCCCTGCTGAGCTTGGGAGGTTGCCTCAATTGCACTCTTTAATTCTTGACTCAAACGAATTGTCTGGGCAAATTCCAAGTGCATTGGGAAATCTAAGCCTGTTTGAGCTCAATCTGAGCAAGAATCTTCTGACAGGAGAGATTCCTCAGAGCCTAGGCGGTTTGGTTCAGCTGGAGGAACTTGATTTGTCTGAGAACAAATTAACTGGGAACATACCAAAAGAGCTTGGGAATTGTGAGAGATTATTGAGCTTGGACTTGAGCGACAATAACCTATTGGATGAAATACCTTCTGAACTTGGTAATTTAAATGCATTGAATGTCTTGTTAGACCTCAGCAGCAATTCACTCTCAGGAACAATTCCTTCAAACCTGGCAAAGCTTACATCATTGGAAAGTTTTAACATTTCACATAACCAGCTCTCAGGGGAGATCCCGGCATTATTTACGAGCATGGTTAGTCTACTCCCCAGCTCCATTGATTTTTCCTATAACAAGTTAACAGGTCAAATCCCAACTAGTAAAGTTTTCGAAGAGGCACCTGCAAATGCATACATTGGAAACTCAGGTCTGTGTGGAAATGCAGCAGGACTAAGTACTTGTTACACAGATTCCACAAAGAAAAAGCATTCTAATACAGTTCTAATTGCTGTCCTCATTCCGGTTTGTGGCCTTTTATTGCTTGCAATTTTTGTTGCtgtattcataatattttaccGGAAAGCCAAATTCCATGATGAAGAAAGCAGAAGAATTGGAGAGACTGATGGGAACTCTCAGTCATTGATATGGGAAAGAGAAGGTAAATTCACATTTGGGGATCTTGTGAAGGCCACTGAGGACTTCAATGAGAAGTACTGCGTGGGAAAAGGTGGATTTGGAACTGTTTACAGAGCAGCATTGCCAACAGGTCAAATTGTTGCTGTTAAAAGGCTCAACATGTCAGACTCCACTGACATTCCAGCAGCCAATCGCCAGAGTTTTGAGACTGAGATTCGTGTGTTGACAGAAGTTAGGCACCGGAATATCATTAAGCTTTATGGGTTCTGTTCAATGAGGGGGTACATGTACTTGGTCTATGAATATGTAGAGAGAGGCAGTTTGGGAAGTGCATTGTATGGGTTGGAAGGGAAAGTGGAGCTGAACTGGGATACAAGGATGAGAATTGTGCAAGGTGTGGCTCATGCAGTTGCTTACTTGCACCATGATTGCTCTCCACCAATTGTGCACCGAGACATAACTGTGAATAACATATTGCTCGAGTCTGAGTTCGAGCCACGACTCTCAGATTTTGGCGTTGCAAGATTGTTGAACCCAGATACGAGTAACTGGACAACAATTGCTGGGTCTTACGGCTACATGGCTCCAG AGCTTGCACTATCAATGCGATTAACAGATAAATGTGACGTTTATAGCTTTGGAGTGGTGGCATTAGAAGTTATGATGGGAAGGCACCCTAGGGAGATCCTATCTTCCTTGTCATTAAAGTCGAGAACAGCGACACCAGTTTCAGACACTACAGAATTTCTTTTAAAGGATGTTCTAGACCAAAGACTCCCACCACCCACAGGCCAAACAGCAGAGGAGGTGGTGTTTGTAGTGACCATAGCCTTAGCATGTGTGCGTGACACTCCAGAGGCACGACCCACCATGCGTTTTGTGGCACAAGAACTATCAGCTCAAATCCAAGCTTGCCTGTCCGACCAATTCGACAATATAACGATTAGTAAGCTTACAGGGCATCAGAAATAG
- the LOC126698560 gene encoding MDIS1-interacting receptor like kinase 2-like isoform X5 — protein MTCASQKLSMTTILKPLLLLLQILLLSFLPLSSTASPATQAEALIKWKNSLLPSSFLSSWSSTNITNLCKWNGLVCDSTGTVSEIVISGANLNGTLAQFNFTPFLNVTRFDFSNNLLSGPIPSEIGQLTKLQYVSFYNNYLNGTIPYQFSNLQKVWYLDLGSNYLVTPDWSKFLSMPLLTRLSFAYNSLTSGFPGFIIYCQNLTYLDLAQNQLNGTVPEMVFTNLSKLEYLNLTDNQFQGPMSPNITKLSKLIDLRLGRNRFSGQILEDIGSMSNLQMIEMYNNSFEGKIPSSIGQLKQLSKFYLDLNALNSTIPSELGLCANLTYLALASNSLTGELPLSLTNLTKITDLGLSVNNLSGEISPYFFSNWTELTSLQLQNNLFTGEIPLEIGLLTKLQLVLLFNNTFTGSIPSEVGNLKDLTELDLSNNHLSGPIPLALWNLTNLQTLQLFLNNLTGTIPPAIGNMTSLQIIDLSANQLYGELPDTISGLSNLQRISLFANNFSGNIPSDFGKFSPSLSSVSFSNNSFSGELPPELCSGFSLQNFTVNNNNFTGPLPECLRNCSLLQRVRFDGNNFNGNITNAFGVHPNLYFISLNDNQFIGIISPEWAECGSLTNLEMGRNRISGEIPAELGRLPQLHSLILDSNELSGQIPSALGNLSLFELNLSKNLLTGEIPQSLGGLVQLEELDLSENKLTGNIPKELGNCERLLSLDLSDNNLLDEIPSELGNLNALNVLLDLSSNSLSGTIPSNLAKLTSLESFNISHNQLSGEIPALFTSMVSLLPSSIDFSYNKLTGQIPTSKVFEEAPANAYIGNSGLCGNAAGLSTCYTDSTKKKHSNTVLIAVLIPVCGLLLLAIFVAVFIIFYRKAKFHDEESRRIGETDGNSQSLIWEREGKFTFGDLVKATEDFNEKYCVGKGGFGTVYRAALPTGQIVAVKRLNMSDSTDIPAANRQSFETEIRVLTEVRHRNIIKLYGFCSMRGYMYLVYEYVERGSLGSALYGLEGKVELNWDTRMRIVQGVAHAVAYLHHDCSPPIVHRDITVNNILLESEFEPRLSDFGVARLLNPDTSNWTTIAGSYGYMAPDKCDVYSFGVVALEVMMGRHPREILSSLSLKSRTATPVSDTTEFLLKDVLDQRLPPPTGQTAEEVVFVVTIALACVRDTPEARPTMRFVAQELSAQIQACLSDQFDNITISKLTGHQK, from the exons ATGACATGTGCAAGTCAAAAACTAAGCATGACAACCATTCTAAAGCCTCTGCTTCTCCTCCTTCAGATTCTGTTGCTCTCTTTTCTTCCACTAAGCAGCACAGCATCACCAGCAACACAAGCAGAAGCTCTTATCAAATGGAAAAACAGCCTCctcccttcttcttttctcagcTCTTGGTCCTCTACCAACATCACCAACCTATGCAAATGGAACGGCTTGGTCTGCGACTCAACCGGAACAGTCTCCGAAATAGTCATCTCTGGTGCCAACCTCAATGGAACACTGGCCCAGTTCAACTTCACTCCATTTCTTAATGTCACTCGCTTTGACTTCAGCAACAACTTACTCAGCGGACCAATACCTTCGGAGATAGGCCAGTTAACAAAGCTCCAATATGTAAGTTTCTACAACAACTATCTGAATGGTACAATTCCATATCAGTTTAGCAATCTTCAAAAGGTATGGTACTTGGACCTTGGATCAAACTACTTAGTAACTCCTGACTGGTCTAAGTTTTTGAGCATGCCTTTGTTGACCCGGCTTAGCTTTGCTTATAATTCCCTCACTTCTGGGTTCCCCGGATTTATTATATATTGCCAAAACTTGACTTACTTGGATTTGGCCCAGAATCAGTTGAATGGAACAGTACCAGAAATGGTATTTACCAATCTGAGCAAGCTTGAGTACCTTAATCTAACTGATAATCAGTTCCAGGGACCAATGTCTCCAAACATTACCAAGCTTTCCAAACTCATAGATCTGCGTCTAGGAAGAAACAGGTTCAGTGGTCAAATTCTCGAAGATATTGGCTCAATGTCCAATCTTCAGATGATAGAAATGTACAACAATTCATTTGAAGGGAAAATTCCTTCTTCAATAGGTCAGCTCAAGCAGCTCTCGAAATTCTATCTTGATTTGAATGCCTTAAATTCTACAATCCCTTCTGAGCTTGGTCTTTGTGCTAACCTCACCTACTTGGCACTGGCTTCCAATTCACTCACTGGGGAATTGCCTTTGTCTTTAACCAACTTGACCAAAATTACCGACTTGGGTTTATCTGTTAATAACCTTTCAGGTGAGATCTCACCTTACTTTTTCAGCAATTGGACAGAATTAACCTCGTTGCAGCTTCAGAACAATCTTTTCACTGGCGAAATTCCACTGGAAATTGGCCTATTGACCAAGCTCCAACTTGTTTTACTGTTCAATAATACGTTCACAGGTTCAATTCCCTCTGAGGTAGGTAACTTGAAAGATTTGACAGAACTAGACCTATCAAACAACCACCTGTCTGGTCCAATTCCTCTAGCACTGTGGAACCTCACAAACCTTCAGACCTTACAACTTTTCTTAAACAATCTCACTGGCACAATCCCACCAGCAATTGGAAATATGACTTCGCTGCAAATTATTGATCTCAGCGCTAACCAACTATACGGGGAATTGCCAGATACAATATCTGGCCTCAGTAATTTACAGAGAATCTCTCTTTTCGCCAATAACTTCTCGGGTAATATTCCAAGTGACTTTGGGAAGTTTAGTCCTTCTCTAAGCAGTGTTAGCTTTTCGAACAACAGCTTCTCTGGAGAACTGCCACCTGAATTGTGTAGTGGCTTCAGCCTTCAAAATTTCACAGTGAATAATAACAACTTCACAGGGCCATTGCCTGAGTGCTTGAGAAATTGTTCGCTACTACAGAGAGTGCGATTTGATGGGAACAACTTCAATGGCAACATTACAAATGCATTTGGGGTTCATCCAAATCTTTATTTCATTTCTCTTAATGACAATCAATTTATTGGCATTATCTCACCGGAGTGGGCAGAATGTGGATCTCTAACCAATTTAGAGATGGGAAGAAACAGAATTTCGGGTGAAATCCCTGCTGAGCTTGGGAGGTTGCCTCAATTGCACTCTTTAATTCTTGACTCAAACGAATTGTCTGGGCAAATTCCAAGTGCATTGGGAAATCTAAGCCTGTTTGAGCTCAATCTGAGCAAGAATCTTCTGACAGGAGAGATTCCTCAGAGCCTAGGCGGTTTGGTTCAGCTGGAGGAACTTGATTTGTCTGAGAACAAATTAACTGGGAACATACCAAAAGAGCTTGGGAATTGTGAGAGATTATTGAGCTTGGACTTGAGCGACAATAACCTATTGGATGAAATACCTTCTGAACTTGGTAATTTAAATGCATTGAATGTCTTGTTAGACCTCAGCAGCAATTCACTCTCAGGAACAATTCCTTCAAACCTGGCAAAGCTTACATCATTGGAAAGTTTTAACATTTCACATAACCAGCTCTCAGGGGAGATCCCGGCATTATTTACGAGCATGGTTAGTCTACTCCCCAGCTCCATTGATTTTTCCTATAACAAGTTAACAGGTCAAATCCCAACTAGTAAAGTTTTCGAAGAGGCACCTGCAAATGCATACATTGGAAACTCAGGTCTGTGTGGAAATGCAGCAGGACTAAGTACTTGTTACACAGATTCCACAAAGAAAAAGCATTCTAATACAGTTCTAATTGCTGTCCTCATTCCGGTTTGTGGCCTTTTATTGCTTGCAATTTTTGTTGCtgtattcataatattttaccGGAAAGCCAAATTCCATGATGAAGAAAGCAGAAGAATTGGAGAGACTGATGGGAACTCTCAGTCATTGATATGGGAAAGAGAAGGTAAATTCACATTTGGGGATCTTGTGAAGGCCACTGAGGACTTCAATGAGAAGTACTGCGTGGGAAAAGGTGGATTTGGAACTGTTTACAGAGCAGCATTGCCAACAGGTCAAATTGTTGCTGTTAAAAGGCTCAACATGTCAGACTCCACTGACATTCCAGCAGCCAATCGCCAGAGTTTTGAGACTGAGATTCGTGTGTTGACAGAAGTTAGGCACCGGAATATCATTAAGCTTTATGGGTTCTGTTCAATGAGGGGGTACATGTACTTGGTCTATGAATATGTAGAGAGAGGCAGTTTGGGAAGTGCATTGTATGGGTTGGAAGGGAAAGTGGAGCTGAACTGGGATACAAGGATGAGAATTGTGCAAGGTGTGGCTCATGCAGTTGCTTACTTGCACCATGATTGCTCTCCACCAATTGTGCACCGAGACATAACTGTGAATAACATATTGCTCGAGTCTGAGTTCGAGCCACGACTCTCAGATTTTGGCGTTGCAAGATTGTTGAACCCAGATACGAGTAACTGGACAACAATTGCTGGGTCTTACGGCTACATGGCTCCAG ATAAATGTGACGTTTATAGCTTTGGAGTGGTGGCATTAGAAGTTATGATGGGAAGGCACCCTAGGGAGATCCTATCTTCCTTGTCATTAAAGTCGAGAACAGCGACACCAGTTTCAGACACTACAGAATTTCTTTTAAAGGATGTTCTAGACCAAAGACTCCCACCACCCACAGGCCAAACAGCAGAGGAGGTGGTGTTTGTAGTGACCATAGCCTTAGCATGTGTGCGTGACACTCCAGAGGCACGACCCACCATGCGTTTTGTGGCACAAGAACTATCAGCTCAAATCCAAGCTTGCCTGTCCGACCAATTCGACAATATAACGATTAGTAAGCTTACAGGGCATCAGAAATAG
- the LOC126698561 gene encoding uncharacterized protein LOC126698561 isoform X3: MFSFHSFRQLLLLKHKMTQLGFLQQNAFFIVKSYASTGFSESKHQQRQQEKHSFTVSYLINSCGLSSKSAILASQKVQLGNPDRPDSVLSLLKEHGFTNTQIAKLVRTHPTLLLSDPGKTLLPKIEFFLSKVGVSSSDLTRILTSSPLLLVRSLENHLIPCYNFLKSVLVVDEKVITTLKRSQLSFLFDVTNNMVPNIALLREFGVPESAISFLVTNFPGSAFIKHAKFVEAVHEVKEMGFDPSKSVFVRAIQAILKMKKPMWESKLEVYKRWGWSKDVALLAFRRNPNCVLLSEEKVTKTMDFLVHKMGWPSADIAKNPSVLGLSLEKRIIPRCSVVQVLLAKDLIKNKFSSATFLLPSEKCFLEKFVIKFQANVPQLLDVYQGKMDLLDVGIQSEKVCGMEQL, from the coding sequence GTTTTTCTGAATCAAAACACCAACAACGGCAACAAGAAAAACATTCTTTTACAGTGTCTTACCTCATAAACTCTTGTGGGTTGTCCTCAAAATCTGCTATTTTAGCATCACAGAAGGTACAGTTGGGAAACCCAGATAGACCAGACTCGGTGCTTAGTCTTCTCAAAGAGCATGGGTTTACCAATACCCAAATCGCCAAACTTGTCAGAACGCACCCAACGTTGCTTTTATCTGATCCTGGGAAGACCCTTTTgcccaaaattgaatttttccttTCTAAGGTAGGGGTTTCAAGCTCTGACCTCACTCGGATTCTCACTTCAAGTCCTTTACTATTGGTTAGGAGTTTAGAGAACCATCTTATCCCCTGCTATAATTTCCTCAAGAGTGTACTTGTGGTGGACGAGAAAGTTATTACAACTTTGAAGCGGTCACAGCTTTCTTTTCTATTTGATGTAACTAATAATATGGTTCCAAATATTGCCCTTCTGAGAGAATTTGGAGTACCTGAATCAGCCATCTCTTTCTTGGTGACCAATTTTCCGGGTAGTGCGTTCATTAAACATGCTAAGTTTGTTGAGGCTGTCCATGAGGTTAAGGAAATGGGATTTGATCCTTCGAAATCGGTATTTGTCCGAGCAATCCAGGCGattttgaagatgaagaagccAATGTGGGAATCTAAATTGGAAGTTTATAAGAGGTGGGGTTGGTCCAAGGATGTAGCTCTGTTAGCATTTAGAAGGAATCCAAATTGTGTGCTTTTATCAGAAGAGAAGGTCACAAAAACAATGGACTTCCTTGTACACAAAATGGGTTGGCCGTCAGCAGACATTGCTAAAAATCCTTCAGTTCTAGGTTTAAGCTTGGAGAAGAGGATTATCCCTAGGTGTTCAGTTGTTCAAGTTTTGTTAGCCAAGGATTTGATCAAGAATAAGTTCTCCTCAGCAACCTTTTTACTACCTAGCGAGAAGTGCTTTTTGGAAAAGTTTGTGATTAAATTTCAGGCCAATGTTCCTCAATTGTTGGATGTGTATCAAGGTAAGATGGATCTTCTTGATGTAGGAATTCAATCGGAGAAGGTATGTGGGATGGAACAGTTATAA